In Granulicella mallensis MP5ACTX8, the sequence CCCCGGTGCGGCCGCCGATCTGCTCTCCGAACTCTCCGATGAGGAGAGCGAAGCGATCCTCGAAGAGATGGAGCCTGAGGAGCGTCAGGACGTTGAGGACCTGCTCGAGTTCTCCGCCAACAGCGCCGCCGGCCGCATGACGACTGACTTCGTGGGCGTAGCGCTGGGCGCCACCGTTGCCGATGCCATCGAGGTACTGCGCGCCTTTGACGGAGACGCGGACACCATTACGGAGATCTATCTGACTGGCGAAGAGGAGCACCTCAAGGGCGTTGTCGCACTGCCGAGGCTGCTTTTGGCGGCTCCCGACAAGTCCCTGGCCGAGCTCTCCGAGTGGCGCATTGTGAGCTGCACCTTGAAGGCTTCCGATAACGAGGTAGCCGAACTCTTCGACAAGTACAACCTCCGCTCACTTCCCGTGGTCGATCATCATGGACACATCGCCGGTGTGATCCACGCCGAGCAGGTGATCGCGCAACTGCGTGAAGGGTGAGGCCATGACCCGAAGGAAGATGGCATGACCGCTCGCCCGCTCAAGATTTTGTACGTTGCCGGTCTCTCCCCCAACGACTCCTCGCAGTACCGTCTCTGGGCGCTGGAGCGGCTCGGCCACAGCGTCGTCTCGCTGAACGCCTATGGCTATCAGCCGCAGAGTGACCTCCTGAAGAAGGTCGTCTACCGCGTGCAGAGCGGGCCGTGGGTGGCGCGTCTGAACCGCGATATCCTCGCGGTGGCCGAACGTGAAAAGCCCGATATCTTCTGGGCGGACAAGTTGCTTTCGCTGCGGCCCGAGACGCTCGACAAACTGCGCGGCATGGGGATCGTGAGCGTCAGCTACATGATCGACAACGCCTTCGGCCCGCGCCGCGATCCAGGTTGGCGGCTGTACATGAAGGACATTCCGCACTTCGATCTGCACGTTGTGCAGCGCGATAAAAATATTGCGGACTACAAGGCCAGCGGGGCTCGTGACGTCATCAAGATCCAGACAGCCTATGAGCCGACGATTCACTTTCCGCCACCGGCTGGATGGAGCGATAAAGACCGTGATCGCGGTGTCTCCTTCATCGGCACACCCTACGACGACCGTCCGCAGTTCCTGACGCGGCTCTGGAAAGAGTTTGAGCTGCCTGTGGTGGTCTCGGGCGGCCTGGTGTGGAAGAAGGCGCTCGGGCCGGAGGCGACGGCTGCGTTGTATCGCGGCCATGGCGAGCTCTTTCGTGAGGAGTACCGCGAGGGAATCTGGAAGTCGAAGATCAATCTCAGCTTCATCACTCATGCCAACCAGGATGAGTTTGTGCACAAGAGCTTCGAGATCGCTGCTTGCCAGGGCTTCCTTCTGGCAGAGCGTTCTCCGGGGCACCTGGCACGTTTTGTCGAAGACGAAGAGGCTGTCTTCTTCTCGGGAATCGAAGAGTGCGTGGCCAAGATTCGTCGCTATCTGCCGAATGAAGAGGCCCGCGAGCGCATCGCCGCCGCAGGCCGCGCCCGCGCGGTGCGGGATGGCTATCACAACGACGCTCAGGTGGCTGCGATTGTGCAGCGTCTGCGGGACCTGCTTGCCACGAGGAGCTCTCAGGCATGATCTTCGATCTCCTGCGCGACCGGCCCGGCCCTGATGATGTAGCTGATGTCTGCATCGTCGGCGCGGGTGCTGCGGGAATCGTTCTGGCCGTAGAGCTGGCGCGGCAAGGGAAGAGCGTTCTCATCGTCGAAGGCGGCGGCCGAGAGATCGAAGAGCCCGCACAGGAACCCTATCGCAGCGAGGTCGTTGGCCTGACGCATCGCGGCATCCACACCGGACGCTTTCGCGTGCACGGAGGGACGACGACGAAGTGGGGCGGGCAGATTTTGGAACTCAACCCCGAAGACTTCGAGCGCCGCAACTGGATCGCTGGCAGCGGCTGGCCGTTTGCCAAGGCGGAACTGGACCCCTTTTATCGCCGCGCACTTGAGCTGGAAGGCGTCAGCGGTGCGATACAGCGTGATGGAGAGGTCTGGCACACCCTGGGCCTCAAGGAGCCGGAGTTTGCCGGGCTGCAGTCCTATCTGTCGCGCTGGTGTCCCGAGCCAAACTTCGCGCGTCTGCACGCCGGTTCGATTGAACAGAACGCGGGCATTCGCATCTGGCTGCACGCGAATGCCGTTGAACTTCTGATGGAACAGGAGACTGTCCGCGGCCTGCGTTGCCGCACGCAGACAGGGGTTGAGGCTGTCTTTCAAGCGAAGCAGTTTGTCTTTTGCATAGGCACGATCGAGTGCGTACGATTCTTCCTGCAACCGCGAGAGGGCGGTCTGCCGTGGAACCGGTCGGGTCTGCTGGGCCGCCACTTTCAGGATCATGTGGATGCCAACGCCGCACAGGTCCAGCCGCGCAACCGCCGTGCTTTTGGCACACTCTTCGACAACATCTTTCTGCGCGGCTACAAGTACCACCCCAAGGTGCGGCTGATGCCCTCCGAACAGGAAAAGGCCGGTCTGCTGAACTGTGCGGCGACGATGTACTTTCAGAGCGACATCGACGAGACGCTGGACGGGCTGAAGGGAACCGTAAAGCACCTGCTGCGCGGAAGGTTCGGAGAGCTAGGCATCGGCGATGCCGTACGCATGGTGCAGCATGCCCCTGTGCTGGCGCGGCAGTCACTGCGCTATGCGCTGCAGCACAGGGCCTACAATCCGGCGTCGGCCTCGATCAAGCTGCGCGTCCACTGCGAGCAGCGGCCCGACAGCACGAGCTCGATCACGCTGGGTGAGGAGAAGGACTCTCTGGGATTGTGGCGCACGCGCCTGGACTGGCGTATCTCGGAGCTGGAGCTGAGCACTATCCGCTATTTCGCGCAAACAGCGGCGAAGGCTCTGGATGAAGTGGCAGAGGTGACCCCTGAAGCAAGCTTGAGGGCAGAGGGAGATGGCTTCCTCGCACAGTGCGATGACAGCAACCATCACATGGGCGGCATGCGCATGGCTGTCAGCTCCGCAGAGGGAGTCGTCAGCCCGGAGCTTCTGCTGCATGGCACGCGGAACTGCTTTGTCTGCAGCGGAGCGGTCTTTCCGACCTCTGGATTCTCCAACCCAACGCACACCGTGCTTGCTCTTGCGGTGAGGCTTGCGGATCATTTGTCCCGAGCGTAATGCGGGTCATGGTTAAAGCGATGCCGTAGTAGCTGCCTCAATGTTTGTTTTTTCGTATCACCATAGAACCGTCATCCTGAGCGAAGTCGTTCGCGTGCTTTGCGAACTACGCAGTCGAAGGACCCCGAGGGGCTTGGCCTCACCCAGGCAGTCGGGATCTTTTCCAGCACGGAAGTTCAGGCTCGAACGCTTGAGGTAGAAAAGGGGCGAAGGGTATAGGCATGATGGCACCCTCGGGGTCCTTCGACTCCGCGTCCCCAAAGGCTGGGACGCTCCGCTCAGGATGACGACGTTACCAACTGAGTTACAAATTGCATTCGATGCCCCTTCTCCACCCAACGGTTTCGCCTCTCCTCCACGATGCAGATACTCTAGAGCCAGCAGCAGGAGGCCCCTTGCAGACGTTCAAGCTTGCAGATACCGGACGAATCACGACGCAGCTTGGCTATGGCTGCTCATCGCTCATGGGTGCCCTGGGACGGCGCAGCTCCCTGGCCCTGCTGGAAGCGGCGTACGACGCGGGCATTCGCCACTTCGATGTGGCCCCGATGTACGGTTATGGCGAAGCAGAGGCCTGTGTCGGCGAGTTCCGGCAGCGCCATCGCGACGAGATTACGATTACGACGAAGTACGGTATCCCGCCGGCACGAAATAGGGCTTTGCTGGGGATCGCACGTCGCCTGGCCGGGCCCATTGTCCAGCATGTGCCCGCACTGAAGCAGAGGCTGTCTCGCGCGGCCTCTGCCGTAGCGGCCCCAGCGGAGAAGGCCAGCTTTACCGCCGAGCAGGCCAAGGCTTCTCTGGAGCGCAGTCTTGTCGCTTTAAAAGCAGACCGAATCGATGCCTGGCTACTGCACGACGCTGAAGCCGATGATCTGCGTGACGACGGGCTTTTGCGTTTTCTCGAGGATTCCGTTGCGAAGGGAACCCTTGGCACCTTTGGAATCGGCAGCGACCGCAACCAGGTAGAGGCTCTTCTGCAGGAGCGCGCAGGGTACTGCCGCGTGCTGCAGTATCAGTGGTCGATTCTCGACGATGCGATTGCGCCGGGCGGCCCTTTCCGCATTCATCACCGCGCTCTTACGGATAACTTTCGCTCTCTGCACGCGGCTCTGATTGCGGACCCCGAGCGCTGCAGCCGATGGTCCGATGAGGTGGGTGTCGATCTCGATGACCGGGGAATCCTCGCGGCGGTTATGCTGAAGGCCTCTTTTGTCTTCAATCCTGATAGCATCGTGCTAGTTTCAACGAAGAATCCAAACCACATACGAGAGAATGTACGTGTCGCTGGAGAACCGGCGCTGGTTGCACCCGCGCGTCGTTTGCATGCCCTGATGCAGAGGGAAGCCCGGCGGGAAGGCCTGCCCTCCACGACGACTCCCTCGAGGATGACCGCATCATGAGCTTCTGGCGTCGCTGGCGGACCAGCATTTTTCTGATCTTCGCGGTCCTCGGGCCCGGCTTTATCACGGCCAACGTCGACAACGACGCCGGCGGCATCTACACCTATGCCACGGCAGGGGCCCAGTTCGGCTATACGCTGCTGTGGACGATGATTCCCATGGCAGTGATGCTGGCGTTCGCGCAGGAGATCTCGGCGCGCATGGGCGTTGTTACCGGCAAGGGCCTGAGCGAGCTGATCCGCGAAGAGTTCGGGTTGCGCATTACCGCGATCCTGATGATGGGCCTGGTGCTGTGCAACCTGGGCGATGTCGTCTCGGAGTTCGCCGGTGTGGCCAGCAGCACGCAGCTCTTTGGGCTGAGCAAATTTATCACGGTGCCCATTGCGGCAGTGCTGGTGTGGTGCCTGGTCGTCTATGGCGACTACAAGAAGCTGGAAAAGATCTTCGTCGTCCTCTCGTTTCTGTATGTGGCCTACATCATTACCGCGGTGCTGTCGCACCCGAACTGGAGCCAGGCTGCGCACATGACCCTGCGTCTACCGAAGTGGCATGACCTGCGCAATCACAGCTATTTGTACTTATCGGTGGGCCTTATCGGGGCAACGGTCGCGCCTTGGCAGCAGTTCTATCTCCAGGCCTCGGTGGTGGATAAAGGAGCGCGGAAGTCGCAGTTGAAGCTGGCCCAGGGCGATGCAATCTTTGGCTCGGTATTCTCCGTGCTGGTCGCGGCTTTTATCGTCATCGCCTGTGCGGCGACCCTGTTCGTTGGTGGCCAGCATGACATTCGCGATGCTGCGGATGCTGCTCAGGCGCTACGTCCGCTGGGTGGGAAGTATGCATTCATCCTGTTCTCGTTCGGATTGCTGAATGCTTCGCTGTTTGCGGCGTCGATCCTGCCATTGTCCACGGCCTATACGGTGTGCGAGGCAATGGGATTTGAGTCGGGGCTGAGCAAGAAGTTCAAGGAAGCCCCAGTCTTCTACTGGCTGTACACCTCGTTGCTGGCCATCGGGGCGATCGTCATCCTGGTCTCGAAGACCGAGCCGGTGAAGCTGGCGGTGTTGTCGCAGGTGCTGAATGGCGTGCTGCTGCCCTTCGTGCTGGTATTCATGCTGGTGTTGGTGAACAAGAAATCGGTGATGGGCGCGAAGACGAATCCGACGATCTACAACGTGGTGGCCTGCGGCCTGACGGCACTGGCGACCACCCTTACAGTGGTGATGCTGTGGGGAACGGTGTTCTCGCACTAGTCGACGTATTTTGTTCGTACTCTCACAGAATCGTCATCCTGAGCGAAGTAGTTCGCGTACTTTGCGAACTACGCAGTCGAAGGACCCCGAAGGACTTGATCTCGCCCATGACGTTGGGACCTTTTCCACCGCGAAAGTCCGGGGCTGGAACGCTTGAGGTAGAAAAGGGGCGAAGGGTACAGGCAGGATGGCAATCCTCGGGGTCCTTCGACTCCGCACCTCGCAAAAAGCGCGAGGCGCTCCGCTCAGGATGACGATTCAGGGGGGTATGAACAAAAAACGCTATTGGTATCACGATCTTGATTTCGCTCTAGAAAAGTTACTCTAAAGAATCTTGCCTTCGGCCAGGTCACGTATCAACGTAAGATCGGCGGCGAGGAAGTCGTAGTCAGGCAACCGTTCGAGAGGGCTCCAGAGCATCTCCTGAAAGATGCGATTGTCGAGGTCGCCGCTAAATTCAGTCACAGCAAAGAACTGGATCTCGATCGTTCCCCCATTGCGATACGTATGGCGCACGGTGGTGATGTGATCGCCGATCTCGGCGACGATGCCCAGCTCTTCGCTCAACTCGCGAGCCAGAGCCTCTTTCGGGGTCTCGCCGGGCTCGATCTTGCCACCGGGAAACTCCCACTTGAGCCCCATGGGCTGATCGGGGCGGCGCTGGCAGATGAAGACCTCGCGTTCGGCCCCGCTGCCGCGCAGAATCATGGCCGCTACTACGTGCCGCAACGGTTTTGCGGTGTCGAGTGCGCGTTGCCCGTTGAGTTTGCGAATCGGCTCTTTCACGTCTGCTCACAGTGTAGAACTTTTAGGCTGTGAACGAGGCGATGAGGGACCAAGTTTGACTCGTAAACAAAATTAGAAATCGTGAGGGCACAATCGAAGCCATGCCCTCACGATGCCAGGAATGATTTTTTCAGCTACCGCACAACAGAAGCCGGATAGTAAACCGGCCACGATTCAGCGATGCTGCGCTGCACGAGTTCTTCGGAAGGGTTTACCGGGAAGGCGCCCCTCGCGATCGCGAGCATGGCGGCATCATGCACCGAGTTGCCGAAGACCACGTCCGGCGCAGTAATGCCCGCGCGCCGCAGTGAGGCGACCTTGCCTTCATCGGTGGGAACATCCAGCAGTCGCTCGGTAGCGCGGCCGTTCTCAATCGCCACGCGGGCCGAGAGCACGCGATTGGCGGGGATGTTGAAGCGCCGCACGCCCTCTTCGATGACCCAGTCGCAGGTTGAGCTCACAGCCCAGATCTCTACGCCGTTATCCTGCAGTGCCGCTACGAGCTCGGCCATCTCGGGAAAGATATTGCGTTCGACGTGATTGCGAAAGAACTCGGCGGCGGCACTGCGCAGCTCGGTCTCGCGCAGGCCGTGGTAGATCTGCACCATCTCGCCGCAGATGGCGATCTCGGAGACCGTGCCGCGCTTGTACTCGACATAGCGGCTGTTGAGCCACTCGGTGGCCTCGCGCGAGAGCAGGCCGGTGTCCATCGTCCAGCGCATGAAGGAAGAGCCGGCATCGCCGGACCACAGTGTTCCGTCGCAGTCGAAGACCGCAATCCTGGGGGAAAGCGCATGGACACGGCTGAAAAACTGTTCGGTTGTCAGTGCCGCCGCTGTCGCGACCGGAATTGGCGAAGAAGAGAGGGTGTTCAATCGGGACTCCAAAGTGTCAAACCTCAGTAGAGTAGCATCGCAATGTTAAGAGCAATAGATGAGATGCCGGGAGTGGCTGTCATAGCACCTGTCTGACCGAAGTGGTTCGAGTTTGATACGCTTCCAGCGTGGGCTCTTGAGACGTTAGGCCCGAAGGGACGCGAATACATGTTGGACAAAAATAGACTCTTTCCGGCGGAGAGCGCTTCGCGAGCGGTCGCTGCAAAGTTGTACGAGACAGTGCGCGACCTGCCGATCATCAGCCCGCACGGCCATACCGACCCGCAGTGGTTTGCCGATAACCAGCCTTTTCCGAATCCCACGGCGCTTTTTATTCAACCGGATCACTACATCTTCCGCATGCTGTACTCGCAGGGGATCTCGCTCGAGTCGCTGGGCATTCCGCAGGTGGACGGCAAGCAGTCGGCCGACCCGCGCGAGGTCTGGCGTCTCTTCGCGCGCAATTATTTTCTGTTCCGCGGGACACCGACGCGTCTCTGGATCGACTTCGCCTTTGCGGAGCAGTTTGGCCTGAAAGAGCGTCTCAGCGCTGAGAACGCCGACGAGTACTACGACGCGATCGATAAGAAATTGCGGACGCCCGAGTTTCTGCCGCGTGCCTTGTATGAGCGGTTTAATCTTGAGGTGATCGCCACGACGGATGCTGCGGTCGATTCGCTGGAGCATCATCGCAAGATCAAGGCCTCCGGCTGGAAGGGCCGCGTGCTGCCGACCTTCCGCCCGGATGCGGTCGTCGATGCCGAGTACCTCGGCTTCCAGGACAACCTGAAGAAGCTCGGTGAAGTAAGCGGCGAGGACATCTCTTCGTGGAAGGGCTACCTGAGCGCGCTGCGCAAGCGCCGCGCCTTCTTCAAGGAAAATGGCGCCACCGCGACCGATCATGGCCACCTTACGGCGATGACCGCGGACCTCTCGCTCAACGAAGCTACGGCTTTGTACGAACGTATCTACACCGGCAAGACGAACCCCGGCGACGTGGAGCTCTTCCAGGCGCAGATGCTGACCGAGATGGCGGGCATGAGTGTGGAAGACGGTCTTACGATGCAACTGCATCCGGGCGCGATCCGCAATCACAACCCGCATGTCTACGAGAAGTTCGGACGCGACAAGGGCGCGGATATTCCGTCGCCGACGGAGTACGTCCGCAGCCTGCGACCTCTGCTCTCGAAGTACGGCAACGAACCCGGGTTCACGTTCATCCTGTTTACGCTGGACGAGTCGACGTTCAGCAGGGAACTCGCACCGCTGGCTGGACACTACCCCTGCCTGCGCCTGGGACCGCCGTGGTGGTTCCACGATTCGCCGGAGGGCATGACCCGCTTCCGCGAGCAGGCCACCGAGACGGCAGGCTTCTACAACACGGTTGGGTTCAACGACGATACGCGTGCGTTTCTGTCGATTCCCGCGCGGCATGATGTAGCCCGCCGCATAGATTGTGCTTTCCTTGGAAAGCTTGTCGCGGAGCATCGCCTGGACGAGAGTGAGGCGTTTGAGTTGGCGCAGGACCTTACGGTGAACCTGGTGCGGAAGGCTTATAAGCTCTAGCGTCGCGGGGCGGAGAGAGCCGTAGCCTTTGGACTACGGAATCAGGGCGGGCAAGGATCGGGTTTCCACCCAGGTCTTTGCCCGTTTTTGCTTTTTGGGTTGTCATTCCGAGCGTAGCGAGCGAACCTGCTGTCTTCCGTTTTTCGCCAGTGCTATTACAAACGTTGCGCGTCGCCACAAAGCGGCCTCTTTCGCCTGCAGTTCACATGTTTAGGTCCTACGAACAAAGAGCGGGAGACAGCAGGTTCGCTCGCTACGCTCGGAATGACAACCAGAAAAGCAAAAGCAAGTGCTTTCTGCACGATTTTGGGAAGGGCATCGCCCCTTCGGGGCTAACGCCCACCCTCTGGAACCCCCTGTTCTGCCTCCCTGACGACCTCGACATTCTCGCTTTCCCAACATTCCTGTCTGACCCGTATTTGCGCTGTCTGACTGGAAGTGGGTATTCTGTCACACGGTGATGAACGCCAAGGCGTTCGGTGACGGAGTGGAGACGACCATGAGCAAGGGCATGAAGCTGCCGAAGTTTTCGGTGGGTGTTGGAGACAGGTTTGCGCATCAGGCGAAGGCGCAGTTGGCGGCCTGCATTAAGGCTGGCGAATTTGGGGTAGAAGTGGTGCCGGTTTGGAATAAGTCCAACCGTGAGCACATGATCATCGGCACGGAACCCAGCCAGACCCGTATCGCCGCCGATGCCGCAGTCAAGGAGCTGGGCTGGACGAAGCCCTATTTTCTCGACGCGGACCACATCAACCTGAAGACCGTCGATCGCTTCATCGCTCCGTGCGACTTCTTCACGCTGGACGTTGCCGAGGAGATCGGTAAGGCAGCTAAGCCGGAGGACGTTGCCGCCTTCGTTCAGCAGCATCCTGAACTGATCGGTGAAGTAACGATCCCGCACATCGCCGAGCCGTTCAAGACGGACGCTGCCTTCGTGACGGGCGTCGCGAACAAGTTCCTCGCGGCCGTGCAGGACGCGGGCAGGATCTACCGCTATCTCGTCGAGAAGAAAGGCGAAGGCAACTTCGTGCCCGAAGTCTCGATGGACGAGACGGATTCCCCTCAGACGCCGGTTGAGCTGCTGATCATCCTCGCTGCCATCGCGGACGAGAAGATTCCCATCCAGACGATCGCCCCGAAGTTTACCGGCCGGTTCAATAAGGGCGTGGATTACGTCGGCGATGTTGCGCAGTTCACCAAGGAGTTCGAGGAAGACCTGGCGGCGATTGCGTTCGCCATCAAGACCTACGGCCTGCCCGAGAACCTGAAGCTCAGCGTTCACTCCGGCTCGGACAAGTTCTCGATCTACAAGGCGATCCACGAAGGCGTGAAGAAGTTCAACGCCGGTGTCCACCTGAAGACCGCGGGAACGACGTGGCTCGAAGAGCTGATCGGCCTGGCCGAGGCGGGCGGAACCGGCCTGGACATCGCCAAAGAGGTCTATCGCGAGGCCTATGCTCACTCGGACGAGTTGCGTGCGCCCTATGCGACGGTGATCGACATCGACGACGCCAAGCTGCCCAAGCCCGAGGTGGTTGAGGGCTGGACGAGCGTGCAGTTCACCTCCGCGCTGCGCCACGACCAGGGCAATCCGGCCTACAACCCGAGCTTCCGGCAGTTGCTGCACGTCGGCTTCAAGATCGCGGCCAAGATGGGCGACCGCTATCTGAACGCTCTCGAAGCGAACGAGGAAGTGGTGGCGAAGAACGTGACGACGAACCTCTTCGACCGGCACATTCGCCCCGTGTTCCTCGGTCAGTAAACAACCCTTGCGGGGCGCGGGCTTTGGCCCGCGCCTTGCGCGTTGTAGGGCTGCTATCGTAGAGTTCAAACGGTTTTACAGATACGAGGGCGTCGATGATTGTCGTGTTGATGGGCGTGAGCGGGTCGGGCAAAACGACCATCGGTTCACTGCTTGCGAAGCGAACGGGAACTGTCTTTGCAGACGCGGACGACTACCATCCGCTGGCGAACAAGCAGAAGATGGCCTCCGGTCAGCCGCTGAACGACGACGACCGCCAGCCCTGGCTGGAGACGCTGAACAAGCTCTTGCGCGGCTGGCACGACAGTGGCAAGGGCGGTGTCCTGGCCTGCTCGGCACTCAAGGAAAAATACCGCGCGACGCTGGCCGCGGATATGCCCAAGGGGAGCGTTGCCTTTGTGCTGCTCGACGGCTCGCATGAGTTGATCGCCGAGCGCCTGGCCGCCCGCAAGCATGAGTTCATGAATCCGAAGCTGCTCGAGACCCAACTGGCTACGTTGGAGCCGCCCGCCGATGCTTTGCGCGTCGTCAACGACCGTCCGCCGGAAGAGGTCGTCGCACAGATTTTGCAGCACGTTTCACCGCAGGCCTGACGGCTGTGGATCAACCGATAGAGAAGTAAGGGGAGCAAGAGAAGTCATGGGATATAAGCCGTTGGATCTGACAGGGAAGACTGCCGTTATTGTTGGCGGAACATCGGGCATTGGCCTGGCGATGGCCATCGGCCTGGCCGAGGCCGGCGCCGATGTGGTTGCCAGCTCACGTCGTGCCGAGCAGGTGGACGAGGCCGCGAAGAAGATCGAGTCGACGGGACGCAAGTCTCTGCGCCTGACCTCCGACGTCGCCGATCGCGCCAGCCTGGAAGCGCTATGTGCCGGCACGATCAAGGAGTTTGGCAAGGTCGACATCCTGATCAACTGCGCGGGCAAGATCAAACGCGCCCCGACGGTCGATTTCCCCGAAGACGAGTGGCAGTCGATCATGGACACGAACGTGACCGGAACGCTGCGCGCCTGCCAGATCTTCGGCCGGCACATGCTGGAGCGTGGTTACGGGCGCATCATCAACATCGCTTCGCTCAACACCTTCGTGGCCCTCAAGGAAGTTGCGGCGTATGCCGCCTCGAAGGCCGCAATCGGCTCGCTGACGCGCTCGCTGGCGGTGGAGTGGTCGTCGCAGGGCGTGACCGTGAACGCGATTGCCCCGGGCGTCTTCCGCACGGCACTCAACGCCGAGCTGCTCGACAAGAGCGAGCGTGGCAAGGAGCTGCGCATGCGCACTCCGATGGGGCGCTTTGGCGCGACCGAGGAGCTGGTCGGCGGAGCGATCTATCTGGCTTCGGATTCCGCGGCATTTGTGACCGGTGAGATTCTCGTGATCGATGGTGGCTTCCTGGCCAGCGGCGTGAACCAGTAGTACGAATCCAACGCCATCGGCGCGATCCGGACCGGCCTGGGGACTCCCTGGACTGGTTTGGGTCGCGCCGATGCATTTTAGTTTGCGATAGGGGTGATTACCCTTGAGTCAAACGGTTATCCTTTGTTGAAACAAATTCTGTAGGATCAGGCGTCAGGAGAAAAAAGGATGAGGATTCGATTTACCGCAACAGCTGTATTCACTGCAGCGATGCTCTGCACCACAACGGGTCTGCTGGGAGCACAGCAGAAGTCCGTAGACAAATCGCAGCCGTGGATGAATCCTCAACTGTCTCCCGAAAAACGAGCCGAACTTGTCCTGCAGCAGATGACGTTCGACGAGAAGATCTCCATGCTGCATGGCGAGGGCATGGCGGGCTCGAAGAATCTGCATCCGGAGTTCCAAAAGGTGCATGAACTCTTCAACGGAGGGGCCGGCCTCGTCATCACGCCTACCCGGCTTGGCATCCCGATGATCCAGATGAGCGACGCAGCCTATGGCGTGCGCGACAGCGCGATGAATGGCCGTTACTCGACGGCGCTGCCCTCGAACCTGGCCTCGGCTGCAAGCTGGGACCCTCAAGCTGCCTGCAGCTACGGCACCCTGATCGGCCGCGAGCTTCGCGCCCAGGGCTACAACATGACGCTAGGCGGCGGCGTGAATCTGACCCGCGAGCCGCGCAACGGACGCACCTTTGAGTACATGGGCGAAGATCCCGTGCTGGCCGGAACGCTGGTCGGCAATCGCATTCGCTGCGAGGGCGCGCAGCATGTCATCTCGGACATCAAGCACTACGCGATGAACGACCAGGAGAGTGGCCGACAGGAGATCGACGCCCGGATCGGCGAACGAGCCCTCCGCGAGAGCGATCTGCTGGCCTTCCAGATTGGCGTCAAGACCGGCCATCCGGACGCCGTGATGTGCAGCTACAACGGCGTCAACGGCGACTACGCGTGCGAAAACCGCTACCTGCTGACCGACGTGTTGAAGAAGGAGTGGAACTTCCCGGGCTTCGTCGTCTCCGACTGGGGTGGAACGCACAGCACGGAGAAGGCCTCCGCCGCCGGGCTGGACAATGAAGAGGAGTGGGCGAGCTTTTATGGCGACTCGTTGAAGGCTGCCGTGCAGGCCGGGCGTGTGCCTATGACTGAGATTGACGATCATGTCCGCCGCATCCTGTGGGCGGAGTTCGCCAGCGGGATCGTCGACGACCCGCCGCGGAAGGGAGTCGTCGATGTGCAGGCAGGCTTCGACACCTCGCGGCATATCGCCGAACAGGGATCGGTACTGCTGCGCAACGAGCGGAATCTGCTTCCGCTGGACTCGGCCAAGCTCCAGTCGGTTGCGGTCATTGGCTTTCATGCGGACACCGGCATGATCTCGGGCGGAGGTTCGGCGCAGGTTGATGCTCCGGGCGATCAGGCTGGTGGAGAGTGGAAGCGCAAGGTCTGGTTCCCGACCTCTCCCCTGGAGGCGTTGCGGGCCAAGGCTCC encodes:
- a CDS encoding aldo/keto reductase; amino-acid sequence: MQTFKLADTGRITTQLGYGCSSLMGALGRRSSLALLEAAYDAGIRHFDVAPMYGYGEAEACVGEFRQRHRDEITITTKYGIPPARNRALLGIARRLAGPIVQHVPALKQRLSRAASAVAAPAEKASFTAEQAKASLERSLVALKADRIDAWLLHDAEADDLRDDGLLRFLEDSVAKGTLGTFGIGSDRNQVEALLQERAGYCRVLQYQWSILDDAIAPGGPFRIHHRALTDNFRSLHAALIADPERCSRWSDEVGVDLDDRGILAAVMLKASFVFNPDSIVLVSTKNPNHIRENVRVAGEPALVAPARRLHALMQREARREGLPSTTTPSRMTAS
- a CDS encoding CgeB family protein, whose amino-acid sequence is MTARPLKILYVAGLSPNDSSQYRLWALERLGHSVVSLNAYGYQPQSDLLKKVVYRVQSGPWVARLNRDILAVAEREKPDIFWADKLLSLRPETLDKLRGMGIVSVSYMIDNAFGPRRDPGWRLYMKDIPHFDLHVVQRDKNIADYKASGARDVIKIQTAYEPTIHFPPPAGWSDKDRDRGVSFIGTPYDDRPQFLTRLWKEFELPVVVSGGLVWKKALGPEATAALYRGHGELFREEYREGIWKSKINLSFITHANQDEFVHKSFEIAACQGFLLAERSPGHLARFVEDEEAVFFSGIEECVAKIRRYLPNEEARERIAAAGRARAVRDGYHNDAQVAAIVQRLRDLLATRSSQA
- a CDS encoding HAD family hydrolase — encoded protein: MNTLSSSPIPVATAAALTTEQFFSRVHALSPRIAVFDCDGTLWSGDAGSSFMRWTMDTGLLSREATEWLNSRYVEYKRGTVSEIAICGEMVQIYHGLRETELRSAAAEFFRNHVERNIFPEMAELVAALQDNGVEIWAVSSTCDWVIEEGVRRFNIPANRVLSARVAIENGRATERLLDVPTDEGKVASLRRAGITAPDVVFGNSVHDAAMLAIARGAFPVNPSEELVQRSIAESWPVYYPASVVR
- a CDS encoding GMC oxidoreductase, encoding MIFDLLRDRPGPDDVADVCIVGAGAAGIVLAVELARQGKSVLIVEGGGREIEEPAQEPYRSEVVGLTHRGIHTGRFRVHGGTTTKWGGQILELNPEDFERRNWIAGSGWPFAKAELDPFYRRALELEGVSGAIQRDGEVWHTLGLKEPEFAGLQSYLSRWCPEPNFARLHAGSIEQNAGIRIWLHANAVELLMEQETVRGLRCRTQTGVEAVFQAKQFVFCIGTIECVRFFLQPREGGLPWNRSGLLGRHFQDHVDANAAQVQPRNRRAFGTLFDNIFLRGYKYHPKVRLMPSEQEKAGLLNCAATMYFQSDIDETLDGLKGTVKHLLRGRFGELGIGDAVRMVQHAPVLARQSLRYALQHRAYNPASASIKLRVHCEQRPDSTSSITLGEEKDSLGLWRTRLDWRISELELSTIRYFAQTAAKALDEVAEVTPEASLRAEGDGFLAQCDDSNHHMGGMRMAVSSAEGVVSPELLLHGTRNCFVCSGAVFPTSGFSNPTHTVLALAVRLADHLSRA
- a CDS encoding Nramp family divalent metal transporter — its product is MSFWRRWRTSIFLIFAVLGPGFITANVDNDAGGIYTYATAGAQFGYTLLWTMIPMAVMLAFAQEISARMGVVTGKGLSELIREEFGLRITAILMMGLVLCNLGDVVSEFAGVASSTQLFGLSKFITVPIAAVLVWCLVVYGDYKKLEKIFVVLSFLYVAYIITAVLSHPNWSQAAHMTLRLPKWHDLRNHSYLYLSVGLIGATVAPWQQFYLQASVVDKGARKSQLKLAQGDAIFGSVFSVLVAAFIVIACAATLFVGGQHDIRDAADAAQALRPLGGKYAFILFSFGLLNASLFAASILPLSTAYTVCEAMGFESGLSKKFKEAPVFYWLYTSLLAIGAIVILVSKTEPVKLAVLSQVLNGVLLPFVLVFMLVLVNKKSVMGAKTNPTIYNVVACGLTALATTLTVVMLWGTVFSH
- a CDS encoding (deoxy)nucleoside triphosphate pyrophosphohydrolase: MKEPIRKLNGQRALDTAKPLRHVVAAMILRGSGAEREVFICQRRPDQPMGLKWEFPGGKIEPGETPKEALARELSEELGIVAEIGDHITTVRHTYRNGGTIEIQFFAVTEFSGDLDNRIFQEMLWSPLERLPDYDFLAADLTLIRDLAEGKIL